A portion of the Kwoniella newhampshirensis strain CBS 13917 chromosome 1, whole genome shotgun sequence genome contains these proteins:
- a CDS encoding valine-tRNA ligase has product MSTEENKAAPPPELLPAEQVNPAEPVEAAPAAEGGEGVVKESKKGAKKEAKRLEKLAKAAVKGPSAVQQPKKDKAEKKEKKVEAAPAEEWINPTPKGEKKDVSGNLPSGYDPIQVEAAHYDWWTAKGFFKPRYGADGKPLEKGTFCITFPPPNVTGNLHIGHALTISIQDAMIRWKRMQGHTVLYLPGYDHAGIATQAVVEQRLLKTEGHGRHHYGREKFLEKVWEWKDQYQEKITNQMTRLGGSFDWDRVAFTMNDSLSTAVKETFCLMHEKGLLYRANRLVNWCVYLNTSLSNLEVDQLHLTGRTLMNVKGYDAKERFEFGVITSFAYPIENSDETIIVATTRPETMLGDTAVAVHPDDSRYKHLHGKFVVHPFNGRRIPIITDAITVDMEFGTGAVKITPAHDPNDFECGQRNNLQFINLMNDDGTYNENAGQYKGMKRFHIRNAIIKDLKEKGLYIEQKDNEMQIPICSRSGDVVEQILKPQWWISCKPMAEEALKRTRAGELEIKPKTSAADWVRWMENMQDWCVSRQLWWGHRCPAYLLKFDGEAPDTADNKNWIVAKSLEEAEEKAKERAQGRKYTLEQDEDVLDTWFSSGLWPFSTMGWPEKTADMEHFYPNSILETGWDILFFWVARMVFFGNALTDKMPFKEVYCHPMVRDAYGRKMSKSLGNVIDPLDVVTGQNLQKLHNDLRMGNLPEKEILKAEDGQKKLFPKGIPQCGTDALRFTLCNYTSGGRDINMDIGRVEGYRKFCNKLWNATKFCLFRMDLVNLDGVRQQSSFVPNASALPTGQEGLVEQWLFHKLNLASAAVSEALENRDFADATNAAYQYFLNDLCDVFIEATKPLFEANVDSAAKVSAQNTLYTCLEGGLKLLHPFMPYVTEDLWQRLPRRQGDDCETIMLAPFPEMLAEQEFPEAAAQFDLVVECIKSARSIVGLYNLPTNGKTVEDKITVIIQAKNTDQRKLLESQEPIIIGLTKGCGTLKFVVDDAEVPGGCGTEFVTTDINVHIPVKGKIDAASEVDKLEKKSAIVEGSKVKLQKVIEQPNYETTVREDVRAVNAEKMEKIETEIETLRLAIERFKSLM; this is encoded by the exons ATGTCGACAGAGGAGAACAAGGCCGCTCCTCCCCCGGAGCTCTTGCCAGCTGAGCAGGTTAACCCTGCTGAGCCTGTTGAGGCCGCTCCAGCTGCCGAGGGTGGGGAAGGTGTCGTGAAAGAGTCAAAGAAGGGAG ccaagaaggaggctAAGCGACTCGAAAAGCTTGCCAAAGCTGCCGTGAAGGGTCCCTCTGCTGTCCAACAaccgaagaaggacaaggctgagaagaaagagaagaaagtggAGGCCGCTCCTGCTGAGGAGTGGATCAATCCCACTCccaagggagagaagaaag ATGTCTCTGGAAATCTTCCATCGGGTTACGATCCTATTCAGGTCGAAGCTGCTCATTACGATTGGTGGACAGCCAAGGGATTCTTCAAGCCTCGTTATGGTGCAGATGGCAAGCCGTTAGAGAAGGGCACTTTCTGTATCACCTTCCCACCTCCCAACGTCACTGGAAACTTGCATATCGGTCATGCTTTAACGATTTCTATTCAAGACGCTATGATTCGATG GAAACGTATGCAAGGCCACACAGTTCTCTATCTGCCTGGTTACGACCACGCTGGTATCGCCACACAAGCGGTAGTTGAGCAACGGTTGTTGAAAACAGAGGGACACGGCAGACATCACTACGGACGAGAGAAGTTTTTAGAGAAGGTCTGGGAGTGGAAGGATCA ATatcaggagaagatcaccAACCAAATGACCAGATTAGGAGGATCTTTCGATTGGGACCGTGTCGCTTTCACAATGAACGAT TCTCTCAGTACAGCGGTCAAGGAGACTTTCTGCCTCATGCACGAGAAAGGTCTATTATACCGAGCAAACCGTCTTGTCAATTGGTGTGTTTACCTCAACACCAGTCTGTCAAACCTCGAG GTTGACCAATTGCATTTGACCGGTCGAACTCTCATGAACGTCAAGGGCTACGATGCCAAAGAGCGATTCGAATTTGGTGTCATTACCTCTTTTGCCTACCCTATCGAAAACTCTG ACGAAACAATCATTGTTGCTACCACTCGACCTGAAACTATGCTAGGAGACACAGCCGTAGCTGTCCATCCTGATGATTCACGATATAAG CACCTCCACGGAAAATTCGTCGTCCACCCTTTCAACGGCCGTCGGATCCCAATCATCACTGACGCGATCACGGTCGACATGGAATTCGGTACTGGTGCTGTGAAAATTACACCAGCACATGACCCTAACGATTTCGAATGTGGTCAGAGAAATAACCTGCAGTTCATCAACCTAATGAATGACGATGGAACATACAATGAGAACGCTGGGCAATATAAG GGTATGAAACGATTCCACATCAGAAACGCCATTATCAAAGATCTTAAGGAAAAGGGATTGTACATCGAGCAGAAAGACAACGAAATGCAGATCCCTATCTGCTC CCGATCtggtgatgttgttgagcaAATCCTTAAACCTCAATGGTGGATTAGCTGCAAGCCTATGGCTGAGGAGGCGCTGAAG CGAACTCGAGCTGGCGAGCTTGAAATCAAGCCCAAGACCTCTGCCGCTGATTGGGTCAGATGGATGGAGAACATGCAAGATTGGTGTGTCTCCCGACAACTATGGTGGGGCCACCGATGTCCTGCTTACCTCCTCAAATTCGATGGCGAGGCCCCGGAT ACTGCGGACAACAAGAATTGGATCGTAGCCAAGAGTCTGGAGGAGGCCGAAGAGAAGGCCAAGGAGCGGGCTCAAGGGAGAAAATACACTCTGGAgcaagatgaggatgttcTTGACACCTGGTTCTCGTCTGGTCTGTGGCCTTTCTCCACCATGGGATGGCCTGAGAAG ACTGCCGACATGGAACACTTCTACCCAAACTCCATCCTCGAGACTGGATGGGAtattctcttcttctgggTCGCTCGAATGGTCTTCTTCGGCAACGCACTTACCGATAAAATGCCGTTCAAGGAAGTCTACTGCCACCCTATGGTACGAGACGCGTATGGTAGGAAGATGTCCAAATCCCTCGGAAACGTCATCGACCCTCTGGATGTCGTTACTGGACAAAATCTGCAAAAATTACACAACGATCTGAGAATGGGTAACTTGcctgagaaggagatcttGAAGGctgaagatggacagaAGAAATTATTCCCCAAGGGTATTCCTCAGTGCGGTACCGATGCCCTGAGATTCACTCTCTGCAACTACACTTCAGGAG GACGAGACATCAACATGGATATCGGCCGGGTCGAAGGCTACAGAAAGTTCTGTAACAAGCTCTGGAACGCTACTAAGTTCTGTCTCTTCCGAATGGATCTTGTCAACCTTGATGGTGTCCGACAACAAAGCAGCTTCGTTCCCAACGCTTCTGCCCTG CCGACTGGCCAAGAAGGTCTTGTTGAACAATGGTTGTTCCACAAACTTAACCTCGCCAGTGCAGCAGTTTCAGAGGCATTAGAAAACCGAGATTTCGCCGACGCCACCAACGCTGCTTACCAATACTTCCTCAACGACCTGTGTGATGTCTTCATC GAAGCCACCAAACCCCTTTTCGAAGCCAACGTTGACTCAGCCGCCAAGGTCTCTGCGCAAAATACCCTCTACACATGTCTTGAGGGCGGTCTTAAACTCCTTCACCCCTTCATGCCTTACGTCACCGAGGACTTGTGGCAGCGTCTGCCCAGAAGACAAGGTGATGACTGCGAGACGATCATGTTGGCGCCTTTCCccgagatg CTTGCTGAGCAAGAGTTCCCCGAAGCGGCAGCACAGTTCGATCTCGTTGTCGAGTGCATCAAATCCGCCCGATCGATTGTCGGTCTGTATAACTTGCCCACAAACGGCAAGACTGTCGAGGACAAGATCACCG TCATCATCCAAGCGAAGAATACGGACCAAAGAAAATTGCTCGAGTCTCAAGAACCTATCATCATCGGTCTGACTAAGGGTTGCGGAACATTGAAGTtcgttgtcgatgatgcCGAGGTACCaggaggatgtggaacGGAATTTGTCACCACCGACATTAACGTCCACATCCccgtcaag GGCAAGATTGACGCTGCTTCTGAGGTGGACAAGCTCGAAAAGAAGTCTGCGATTGTTGAGGGGTCAAAAGTGAAATTGCAAAAAGTGATCGAACAACCAAACTACGAGACCACAGTTAGAGAAGATGTCAGAGCTGTCAACgctgagaag atggagaagatcgagacgGAGATTGAAACTCTACGACTTGCCATTGAGCGATTCAAATCTCTAATGTAG